From Scleropages formosus chromosome 25, fSclFor1.1, whole genome shotgun sequence, a single genomic window includes:
- the LOC108921449 gene encoding vitellogenin-like, producing the protein MRYTYRYSTVSTSSPPHAPSESSGLALDCLLDVDVLPGCQLTMKLRNSQIKRVSPQKENSAQRTKNLREALERNPLMFSLRDGKVAQVCPWEGDPVWALNIKRAIVSMLQTSHAGDPRETVKETDVYGTCVSHYERRGSVLVKTRDLRGCLRDRLAGFWLHSVPLSQDNAVESSVQCVQRHGDSATEEVNCTETVRLAPLAGRPVGARVRSVSTLTLLRAQDGAPQADLFLHLVFQLRVLSHRQLQQLWQEASFKCRDDWQPLLDALPACGSEACVSVMTELLRSGELEPERVSSFLSAFAFVSRPSAAMVGSTTGLLQSPETRTGALLAVSSMVHTLCLRMTSPCSLLPQVQQLLKVLKEMLEELCGEGDGSQLTEKLHVLKAVGNAGLAAATLIPELEVCAQSQYTPMELRLAAIQAFRRIPCTADRRALLQLYCSPREDVEVRIAAYQQIMRPR; encoded by the exons ATGAGGTACACCTACAGGTACAGCACAGTGAGCACCAGCTCGCCGCCGCACGCGCCCTCTGAGAGCAGCGGACTCGCCCTCGACTGTCTGCTCGACGTGGACGTGCTGCCCGGCTGCCAGCTCACGATGAAG TTGAGGAACTCCCAGATAAAGAGAGTTTCGCCGCAGAAGGAGAATTCAGCACAGCGCACTAAAAATTTAAG GGAGGCGCTGGAGAGGAACCCCCTGATGTTCTCCCTCCGTGACGGGAAGGTCGCCCAGGTCTGCCCCTGGGAGGGCGACCCCGTCTGGGCGCTCAACATCAAGAGGGCCATCGTGAGCATGCTGCAGACCTCCCACGCCGGGGACCCTCGGGAAACGGTGAAGGAG ACGGACGTGTACGGCACCTGCGTGAGCCACTACGAGCGGAGGGGGTCGGTCCTGGTGAAAACGCGGGACCTCCGGGGGTGCCTGCGCGACCGGCTAGCCGGGTTCTGGCTGCACTCGGTCCCACTGTCCCAGGACAAT GCTGTGGAATCCAGCGTGCAGTGCGTGCAGCGCCATGGCGACTCGGCAACCGAGGAGGTCAACTGTACGGAGACGGTGCGCTTGGCGCCGCTCGCCGGCCGGCCAGTGGGGGCCCGTGTCCGCTCTGTGTCCACCCTAACTCTGCTGAGGGcgcaggacggggcgcca CAGGCGGACCTGTTCCTCCACCTAGTGTTCCAGCTCAGGGTCCTGTCCCAtcggcagctgcagcagctctggcAGGAGGCCTCCTTCAAGTGTCGCGATGACTG GCAGCCTCTGCTGGACGCCCTGCCGGCGTGCGGATCGGAGGCCTGCGTCTCCGTCATGACGGAGCTCCTCCGgagcggcgagctggagcccgAGAGGGTGTCCTCCTTCCTGTCCGCCTTCGCCTTCGTCTCCCGGCCCTCGGCCGCCATGGTCGGCTCCACCACT GGCCTGCTGCAGTCCCCAGAGACCCGCACTGGGGCGCTACTGGCCGTGTCCTCCATGGTCCATACGCTGTGCCTGAGAATGACATCGCCTTGCAGCCTGTTGCCCCAGgtccagcagctgctgaaggTTCTCAAGGAGATGTTGGAGGAACTCTGTGGGGAAGGAGATGGGTCACAACTCACTGAG AAGCTCCACGTGCTGAAAGCCGTGGGGAACGCCGGCCTGGCTGCTGCCACCCTCATCCCTGAGCTTGAGGTGTGTGCCCAGAGCCAATACACTCCTATGGAGCTTCGCCTCGCCGCCATCCAGGCCTTCAGGCGAATCCCCTGCACAGCAGAC AGACGAGCGCTTCTGCAGCTGTACTGCTCCCCTCGGGAGGACGTTGAGGTCCGCATCGCCGCCTACCAGCAGATCATGC GGCCACGCTGA